The genomic region AACCCTACTGGCCAGGTTTGTTCGCCAAGGCTTTGGAAGGTATCAATGTTAAGGACTTGATCACCAACATTGGATCCGGTGTCGGTGCTGCTGCCCCAGCTGGCGGTGCTGCCCCTGCTGGTGGAGATGCTGCTCCAGCTGAGGCCAAGAAGgaagagaagaagaaggagGAAGAACCAGAGGAGTCCGATGATGACATGGGCTTCGGTCTCTTCGATTAAGTCTAAacgttttatagtttttattaaaacttttgaagTGTCCTATTGacgaagtataaaaaaaaaaaacgtgtgtaCTGAGTACGCAAAACGAGAATCCAATTTGTTACTATTATTTGTTGAACCAGTGTAGTATTACGTTCAAAGCTTGAGGTGTGCATTGAGGAAGTGTTTACGACTTTCCATAGAAATGTAGGCGAAAACTTTGAAATGAAAATCTCCAATTTTGGAAGTAAAAATAGTATTGGAAAGCTGAACCTCTACTTTTAACTGCCAGAAGCTTAATAGTTTTCGCGTTAAGGTTCTTAAATTTGTTATCTACACGTGGACTAACGTAGTTCTTATAAATTTTCAGCAACAGTAATTGGATAATTGGAGTGATTTTCAAAACTTTGGAAAGCGTCGGCCttataaacaacaaaatgtgatttccacgacagtcggttctacgtaagcCGGCCAAGGaccgtcacttcagcagcattcccagtatatgtatgggaattgtttatgctgctacaacaacaacatgtccAAAATAAATGCCCCTTTAGCTTATTTACCTACTGTGCTTACAATGCATGTGCGCAAGAaggttttaatatttaattgtcGATTTAGCGGCAAAAGTTTTTGatcgcaaattaaataaaaaatttacaaatgacCAACGCGCGGGTTGGGGGCGGgttaagggataaaaatcgattttttttttgcacgttattgtagtaaaacatttcaaaaataccgtgttaaaattttaagtcaatccgagcaaaactttttaagttatagagcggttttctcgaacctttttttttaaagtgcgtagtcattggcttatgaaaactactcaaccgatccttttgaaattttgcacacatattttacatataaaaaacctcccccaacaaaatggcggcattttttcgtcaaaaatcactttttacttcaaacgactaccaaatggctgaaaatgaaaataaatcgtcaaaataaacgttgggaggaagtttaactcatactttaactaaattattcgatttttttgatttcagatgattctacgctgagatatgctgactactgcaaaatgtatttttgaaaagatgtctacgtaaatgtgctctcattcgctcattttgcaatatttttacatgaaaattttatcaaatattcttgaaatgttactttataatatgcaacaacttttaataaactgaaccgtttcgctacaataaattcatgaaaaaagtgttttttttagcgtttatcccttaccccccccttaaatacTTTTTAACCTCTGGATACATTTAACGTCtgatgcatatatgtatgacgATGATGCATATATTTCCCCCAGAAGTGGatgacgttgttgttgtagcagcaaaaacattcttCATGCATGTACAGaggtgctgctggagtgacagtccttggccggttaTTCAGTAAACCCGGGTccttccggtaacgtagaaccgactgtcggatGACGTCTACATGCTTACATCCCTCTTGATGAGAATAATAGCAAAAACgtacttttttacttaaaaggaaagaaactgcaaatggcttaaaacataatttaaaattaatattggaAACCTGTAAGCAAagaagaggttgtctgtaaagtcggtttactgacgatagtttaacgtgataacgtcataagaaaatactaactgaatggttgcatttttgaaaagaaaattttaattttatttgtttgatagatattttgtatggatatagagaatgagttaaaacataatatactttaacataacataacataccataacataacataacataacataacataacataacataacataacataacataacataacataacataacataacataacataacataacataacataacataacataacataacataacataacataacataacataacataacataacataacataacataacataaaataacataacataacataacataacataacataacataacataacataacataacataacataacataacataacataacataacataacataacataacataacataacataacataacataacataacataacataacataacataacataacaacatatcataacataacataatcacgtcaaaaaataataataacattaaaacaacaggtattattaacaaacttggttttattttaaattcttcaagtaaatcaaattaataataatcaataagaaggcatatgcaaatacaaatacgtgaatttatatatgtacgtatgcgcatatacatacacatatacgctcacttaagtaggagagagcaagatgtcgaacgttgccgttcgtttgctttgtcgttcgttccgcgctttcgcttgcagttcattcaaggtaacggcaatgagcaaggtaacactaatgagcaaggtaacgacacattttttcgcgcgtgcagcctgttaaatcgaattataagacgttatcacgtcaaaaggtTTACTCGTTAAATAGTTACGTAGTCTATTGGCCACTGGTTTGAGCTTAGGTGTTTGGGATTGTATGACGCACTTGCTGCACTGGGGCAGGAAAACGGTTAAAAACTTACACTTACAAAGCTAACACTGTGAAGCTGGAATCCTTGGGGGAATCACTGTCAATCGGGGAAGAAGCAAGCTACCTAGGACTAATATTAGATAGGAAGCTTTCGTGGAAACAAACAATTAATGATAGATTAAAAAAAGCAGCCACACCGCTTTATACAAGCAAAAGAATTGAAGGAGCATAATGGGGCTtaaccccaaaaatagtacACTGCACCAATATACAGCACTGGTAAGGCCTATCATGGCATATGGCGTCTTCGTTTGGTGACCACCACGTGTAAAACGtttagaaagtattcaaagggaTACTAGTCTCCGCATAAGCGCGGTTCGAAAGACTACGCCCTcggcagcgatgaatgtcatgATGTTCTTATTACCGATTGATGCCTACAGAAAACAGCTGGGggcgaaatcggcacttaggttGAGAGAATCTTCTTACCTAGCCACTAACAGGAAGCGTTACGCAAGAATACTAGATGAATACCCCTTCttacatcaaacgacagacttttgtaacTCGTCAGAGGTGCATGTAAATACATCCTTTACCACAATTTTTCCAACGAGAGAAGATTGAGACAATGGGGTAACGGTTCCGAGCTAAATGAGGCGAAGGCCTTCACTCTGAGGAAATGAGTGCCAACATTTCATTctggctaccggatcactgtagcgtatttcaagctgaaattttgtCTTTCAGGGAAGGCCTGTCCGCCTTGAATAAAAGTGTTTTCACcacaagagaaataaatatatattcagatAGCGAATGGGCCCTCAAAAGCATTACAATCACTtcatattaactcgaagacagtaaaataATGTATCGACGTTTGGATAGAACTATCACAGTTCTTTacaataaacctgctctgggtgccgggtcacagcgacatagcaggcaactgcaaagcactactagcgagattgggtaccatATTACCTATCCAACtagacaaagcgaacatacctaaACCTTAAGCAAGttgtaagatgcttatagacaaACACACTATCAGAGCTGCCAACGGGCTATGAACTCAGTTCCTGACCTATGCAACATGTAGGATGACTTGGccagaatggaacatgggctgcataaaccgactgttgaaactgagCAGGAAGGACATACATAAGAAATCTTCTtggggtcctaacagggcactgtctgattggcaggcatacCAGTAACGACATGGAAGAAGAACATTTTCTTTGCGAGTGCAGGACTCTAGATAGAAGAaggaacattttttcaatattttaggaaaaagttccttgaataacttggcagaagtagccaatttaaaaataacaagcctGGTTGGATACATTAAAGCCACAgcttggttcaatgaggacaatgtagagtgaggagaggggacagccctggtggtatcacaatgggcctacagcatgCCTAGGTGTGTCAGTTGACAACCACTATaaccacctacctacctaagcaCAGAATGAGTGGCACTGTATTTAGCAATTGAATCATGGGCAGCGAGCATGTTTGCGAGTCTGTATCCTACTTCAGAGTAGCCTAGGTATGTAAGTAGTAgtagttgtatgtatgtatgcacatatgtgggTATGATAGCCATGTTTAAAGCTGTTCATCGTCGCAGACGCTAGTGCCTTTCGCGACCCATAGAATGCGCTACCCGTATAAATGCAGGGAAAAACGTTAAAAACCTCTAGCACCAgggtaatttttattatacctaCATCGttatacttattttatataCTATGTACTATAATGATAAGAAGTAACAATTTATTAATTGACTTTATCAACATACAGAAGACTTTCAATaaaccattaaatttttttttaagttttcatgtAACACCAGTTTTTCATTGAACACCAAATAGTGTGGACGTGTTGCACCAGTTTTTAGTTACTTCTATTCGCAAATAGACGTTAAAAATGCGTGTAGGTGAAATAGTTTGCACCATCTATATGAAGGTTTTGTAATTCACTCGGGAGCGAATTTCAATGCTAATGccagaaaatttcaatgaaatgcaCTTGGAAGTGAATTACAGGACCTGTACGTTTATAAAAGCAATCTGCATAAAATTTTACTGGACACtggaaaatataatacaataaaatttttttaactcaaatccaattaatttttaagaattccTAGATGAATTGAAAAGCTTTGACTTTGGCAAAAGAATctaaagttttatttaactATGCAACTTTTAGTCAAGCATCTTTTAAGATTTAGTGAAATGAAAGTAAACCATTTTGaggatttttctaataaatttttgtgaaagagGCAAAATAATTAATAGGAGCTGTAATATTCCCATTTTCTTTGTGTTTCTCGAGATAAATATGTAAAgtaaatgtacgagtataccAGCAATTTACCGACTAAATTTAACTCGACATTTCGTTCACACAACATTCGGTTCAACGGTCAGCGGTGCGACTAGGAATTTTATCATGTTCTTCAACTACATTCTCCCACAATTTATGGggtatttttaatgttgccacAAAATAAACCCACACATTTTTGTCCGTTtcgtattctttttttttttgccaacaagtggtaAGCGTTTGatctttttattttgaacttcctTAAGCTGTTATTGAAGAGAtcaccaaaaaatgtttaaataagcAGGAAAAAGTGAAGAAATGAAAATCGGGAAGAGATAATATTTGCAagcagaaaaatgaaaatttcattgaaatttaagtGCGAAAATGttctaaattttatacaaaaacatgACGTTGAATATTCTAATCGTTCTGTGCTTAAGGTTCaggaaaactgaaattttttgaaataaagtgCAGGACAAACATGTGAATGTGTATcgatg from Anastrepha obliqua isolate idAnaObli1 chromosome 2, idAnaObli1_1.0, whole genome shotgun sequence harbors:
- the LOC129239343 gene encoding 60S acidic ribosomal protein P1, with protein sequence MSTKAELACVYAALILVDDDVAVTGEKITTILKAANVDVEPYWPGLFAKALEGINVKDLITNIGSGVGAAAPAGGAAPAGGDAAPAEAKKEEKKKEEEPEESDDDMGFGLFD